Below is a window of Candidatus Binataceae bacterium DNA.
GGACTTCCCCGGGTTCATCGTCAACCGCGTCCTGCTGCCGATGATCAACGAGGCGATTTACACGCTCTACGAGGGCGTCGGCGGCGTGCTCGATATCGACAAGGCGATGAAGCTCGGCACCAATCAGCCGATGGGCCCGCTCGAGCTGGCCGACCTTATCGGCCTCGACACGTGTCTCGCGATCATGGAAGTGATGCAGCGCGTGCTTGGCGACGACAAGTATCGGCCGTGCCCGCTGCTCAAGAAGTACGTCGATGCGGGCTATCTCGGCCGTAAGTCAGGCCGCGGATTTTACAAATACGACGAAAAGGGGAATCCGATTCCGCCGGCGCTCTAGTCTCCGGCGGGCGGCGCGCAAGCGCCCGGGAGGTAACGCTCATGTCGGTGAAGGCATTCATTTTGATCGACACCTCGCCCGGCAAGGCGCGCGAGGTCGCGTCCAAGCTGCGCAGCGTGGAGGGCGTCTCGATGGCTCACGCGGTGACCGGGCCCCACGACATCATCGCGATTGCCGAGGCCTCCGACGTGACCACGCTCGGCGAGTTGGTGGTACAGAAAATCCAGAGCGTGACGGGAGTGAACCGGAGTCTCACGTCGATCGTGAGCGACTGACGGGCGGCCAGCGCAAGCGCGCGCGGTACTGGCTGGCCGGCACGGATGAGCTAGAATCTATTCGAGTGACCTCGCTCAATCGCGCGGGGCACCGATGCAGGAAGAACTGAATCGATGGCTGAACTACCTGTTATCAAGCGGCTGCGCAAAGAGCTGGAAACCCTCAAGCGCGAACTGACCGTGGACCTGCCCAAGGAACTCGAGCGCGCCCGCGCTCACGGCGATCTTTCCGAGAACGCCGAATGGGCGATGGCCAAGCAGCGGCAGGAGTTTCTGCGCGCGCGCCTGAACAACCTCGAGGTGCGGATCGGCGAATTGATGATGATCAACCTCGACTCGATCCCGCGCGACACGGTCGGCCTCGGCAGCCGCGTCTGGCTCGAAGACCTCGACGAGGGCGGCGCGACGACCGAGTTCGAGATCGTCGTGCCCGAAGAAGTCGACGGCGCGCAAAACCGCATCTCGCTGTCATCGCCTCTCGGCCGCGCGATGATCGGCAAAGCCGAAGACGACGACATCGAGGTAGTTACGCCCAAAGGCAAGCGCGCCTATACTGTAAAACGCCTGATGACGATCCACGTCGTACTAGCCAGCGAAAACGGCGCCGCGAAAGCATAGCGCGTCGGGGCAACTCCTGCTCATATCTCGCGAGTCTGGCGATCGAGTCAGCTAATAGCTCGCCGCGGCTGATGCCGCGGGCGGAAGCCGCAAATCGGGAGAGGCCGCATCCTTCGCCCCACGCCGGAACTTTGCTTGGTTGTTGATAAGACATAGGGTTCCAAAAAAATCAGGCCTTAGAAAAAGATCTGCAAGAAAATTCGGGTGGGCCGTTCAAAGAGTCGAGAGGTTCGATTCGATGGACGATTCAGCCGCATTGGCGCCGCGTTTTCGCTTTCGATTCTCCGGACTATTCGCCGACGCGCGGATGTTTCAGATCCTGGCGCTGGGCGTGTTGTTCGCGGCTGGCGTCTGGTTGCGTGATTTTAGCCTCCGTCCGGCGCAGATCGTCCTGACCTTCGCTGCTGCACTCGTGACGCAGCGGCTCACGTGGCGATTCTATCCGCCCAAGGCGCGCTCGTATCGCAGCGCGATCATCACCGCGCTCAGCCTCACGCTCCTGCTTCGAGCTGACGACCTGTTGATCCATCCGATCGCTGCGGCCGCCGCGATCGGCTCGAAATCTCTCATCCGCTTCCGCGGCAAACATCTGTTCAATCCCGCGGCCTTCGGCGTGATCTTCGCGCTCATCGCGCTCCCCCACACCTGGGTATCCGCCGGGCAGTGGGGTCAGGATGTCGCGCTCGCAGGATGGCTCGTCGCGCTCGGCGCGCTGGTCACCGAGCGTGCGCGCCGCGGCGATATAAGCTGGTCATTCCTCGTCTTCTATCTGGGTGCGACCGCGCTTCGCGTCGCATGGCTCGGGCAGCGCTTCGCCGTCTGGGAGCATCAGCTCTCCAACGGCGCGCTACTGCTCTTCGCGTTTTTCATGATTTCCGATCCGATGACGGGGCCGAACCATCGATGGGGCCGGCTCGCGCAGTCCGCGCTCGTCGCCGCGATCGCCTACTGGTGGCAGTTCCACTTCTACTCAACCAACGGACTTATCTGGGCACTGGTCGTCGCGGCGCCGATGGTTCCGGTGTGGGACCTAGTCTGGCGCGCGCCGAAATTTGAATGGAACGAAGGAGAAAACCATGGACCGGATCGTCTCGAAGCTTCGGCTCATCCTGCTGATCGTAACGGTGCTGACGCTCGCGGCGTGTTGCGCGCCGCTTAAGGCGCAGGCCTTCTGCGGATTCTACGTCGGCAAGGCCGACGGCACGCTCGTCAACCACGCGTCGCAGGTCGCGGTCGTGCGACACGACAACAAGACCGTCATCAGCATGATGAACGACTACCAGGGGCCGATGACGGATTTTGCGCTGGTCGTGCCGGTGCCGGTGGTCCTCGAAAAGGGCCAGGTGCACGTCGGCGATCCGCAACTGTTCGCGCAGCTTGAGGCCTACAGCACGCCGCGCCTCGTCGAGTATTTCGATCCCGATCCGTGCGAGATAGTCAGGCCGATGCCGCTGATGGCGATGGCGTCAGGAGTGGGAGCCGCGGCCCCTGCTGCACCTCCGATGCAGGATCGCGCGCTGGGGGTCACGGTTGAGGCGCAATACACAGTCGGCGAATACGACATCGTCATTTTGTCAGCGAAGCAGTCTGACGGCCTCGAGACCTGGCTCAAACAAAATGGCTACAAGATTCCGCCGCGCGCGAGTGCTGCGCTCGCTCCATACATCAAACAGGACATGAAGTTCTTCGTCGCCAAGGTCAATCTCGAGGAGCATCGCAAGACCGGGCTTCAGTATCTGCGGCCGATCCAGTTCGCGTTCGAATCGCCGAAGTTCATGCTGCCAATTCGGCTCGGCATGATTAACGCAAACGGCCCGCAGGACCTGATCATTTACCTGCTGACGCGCGACGGCCGCGTTGAGACGACCAACTATCGCACCGTGAAGATGCCGACCGGCGAGAACATCCCCGAATTCGTGCGCGACGATTTCAAGGGCTTCTACAAATCCGTGTTCAATGAGCAGGTGGAGCGCAACGACATGCGCGCCGTGTTCACCGAGTATGCATGGAACATGGGATGGTGCGATCCGTGCGCTACGTCGCCACTCACTCCCGACGAGCTGCGCAGCCTCGGCGTGTTCTGGCTCGATCAGCAACCGCCATCGCGCGGGCAGTTCATGCCAGCTCCCTACGGCGGCGGCGCTATCCCGGTAATGCTCACGCGGCTCCATGTGCGATACAGCGCAGATTCGTTCCCCGAGGATCTCGTCTTCCAGGAAACGGGCGACAGCGAAAACTACCAGGCGCGCTACGTGATGCAGCATCCATGGACAGGCACCGAGAACGCTTGCCCCGCAGCGCACTCCTACTTTGAGAATCTGCGAGCGCGCCAGATGCAGGAAGCGCAGACCCTCGCCGATCTAACCGGCTGGAGCCTCGACTCGGTAATCAAGAAAGCCGGACTAAAGGGCGATCAACAGCCGAACCCATGGTGGCAGAAGATCTGGAACTGATTGATATCGAGAGCCGCGCTCGCAAAGCGCGGCTCTCTGAGTTTCACAATGGCCATCTCACTCCCGTGCGCGCTCTCTGAGAACCCCTCTCCCTGACCAGGGAGAGGTCGGCTGCGGATCGCTAGAGGATTGCGGGCCTGACACTTCCAACGCGTCACTTCTCCCTTGCCATCTCCTTGGACAAACGAACAGGCCTTCCTTTCGGATTAACACGGCCGTAACCTCTTCAGGTTGCGACAACGCGAACTTCGCCCGATTCTGTAATTGGCAACATCATCTGTGCTCCGGCTAGGTGCGGAGAGCGAGCTTCCGTGAATTCGAAAGACCAATGCCCGATTGCGATGCGATGGGATGACCAGAGCATCGCGGGCTTAATCAAACAACTCGAGACTATTCGCGCTGATCTCGTTGCACTTGAGACGAAGTTCGGCGACCGGCTCGCGATCGTCAACGATGCGTGGCGGCAAAGCGCGGCCAACCTCCTGCACTACGTCGCGCTGCGCGAGCACGATATCCGCGAAATCCAGGTTGCGCTGGCGGAACTCGGGGTCTCGTCGCTCGGCCGCGCCGAGTCGCACGTGATGAGCACGCTCGACTCCGTTTTGCACATCCTTCGGCGTCTGCGCAGTAGCGGCGCCGGCGAGCATGAGACCGTCCCCGCGACGGTTGATTTCCAGGCCGGACATCGCCTGCTCGAAGCTCACACCAAAGATCTTCTCGGCGGCGCACCGAAGAGCCGCAGCGTGCGGATCATGGTCACGATGGCGACCGATGCCGCCGAGGACTATGCGCTGGTGCGCGATCTCCTGAAGCGCGGCATGGACTGCATGCGTATCAACTGCGCGCACGACGGTCCCGACCAGTGGGCGGCGATGATCGAAAATCTGCACCGCGCGCGGCGCGAGCTGTCGATGCCGTGCAGAATCCTGATGGACCTCGGCGGGCCGAAGCTCCGTACCGGCGCGATCGAGCCGGGCGCCGCCGTGATGAAATGGCGGCCGCATCGTAACGAAATCGGCGAGGTCGTCGAGCCCGCCCGTATCCTGCTCTATCCCGAAGGATCGATGGGCGGTAGCGGAGCCGAGGCCGATGCCGAAGTGCCGCTGCCTGAACTGTGGCTCGCCGAAGTCCGTAACGGCGACCAGATCGAGCTCTTCGATGCTCGCGGCCGCAAGCGGATGCTGCGCGTGACGGGATCGGTCGGCGGCGCGCGATGGGCCGAATGCA
It encodes the following:
- a CDS encoding DUF2330 domain-containing protein, which codes for MDRIVSKLRLILLIVTVLTLAACCAPLKAQAFCGFYVGKADGTLVNHASQVAVVRHDNKTVISMMNDYQGPMTDFALVVPVPVVLEKGQVHVGDPQLFAQLEAYSTPRLVEYFDPDPCEIVRPMPLMAMASGVGAAAPAAPPMQDRALGVTVEAQYTVGEYDIVILSAKQSDGLETWLKQNGYKIPPRASAALAPYIKQDMKFFVAKVNLEEHRKTGLQYLRPIQFAFESPKFMLPIRLGMINANGPQDLIIYLLTRDGRVETTNYRTVKMPTGENIPEFVRDDFKGFYKSVFNEQVERNDMRAVFTEYAWNMGWCDPCATSPLTPDELRSLGVFWLDQQPPSRGQFMPAPYGGGAIPVMLTRLHVRYSADSFPEDLVFQETGDSENYQARYVMQHPWTGTENACPAAHSYFENLRARQMQEAQTLADLTGWSLDSVIKKAGLKGDQQPNPWWQKIWN
- a CDS encoding GreA/GreB family elongation factor yields the protein MAELPVIKRLRKELETLKRELTVDLPKELERARAHGDLSENAEWAMAKQRQEFLRARLNNLEVRIGELMMINLDSIPRDTVGLGSRVWLEDLDEGGATTEFEIVVPEEVDGAQNRISLSSPLGRAMIGKAEDDDIEVVTPKGKRAYTVKRLMTIHVVLASENGAAKA
- a CDS encoding Lrp/AsnC ligand binding domain-containing protein translates to MSVKAFILIDTSPGKAREVASKLRSVEGVSMAHAVTGPHDIIAIAEASDVTTLGELVVQKIQSVTGVNRSLTSIVSD
- a CDS encoding RnfABCDGE type electron transport complex subunit D, which translates into the protein MDDSAALAPRFRFRFSGLFADARMFQILALGVLFAAGVWLRDFSLRPAQIVLTFAAALVTQRLTWRFYPPKARSYRSAIITALSLTLLLRADDLLIHPIAAAAAIGSKSLIRFRGKHLFNPAAFGVIFALIALPHTWVSAGQWGQDVALAGWLVALGALVTERARRGDISWSFLVFYLGATALRVAWLGQRFAVWEHQLSNGALLLFAFFMISDPMTGPNHRWGRLAQSALVAAIAYWWQFHFYSTNGLIWALVVAAPMVPVWDLVWRAPKFEWNEGENHGPDRLEASAHPADRNGADARGVLRAA